The Candidatus Deferrimicrobium sp. genome window below encodes:
- a CDS encoding glycerate kinase type-2 family protein produces the protein MSRCFRGAVAAVDPARLVMSALRVEGDAVVLDAPGVRAAMSLSSLWKIHLVGAGKAGRAMGEAALAALGKCVTGGVIAVPRGAEGKSGRVRFVAAGHPVPDIFSLAAAREILSLLERAGKADLVVALISGGGSAMLSAPAEGIRLEEKAETFRLLLRAGADIASLNTVRKHLSEVKGGLLTRAAQPATVWALLLSDVPGDDPSVIASGPFSPDPTTYADAIGVLERYGCYYAVPSPVRRHLAEGAAGSLPETPKPDDPAFLGTISALVGTNRTAMDAAALWMAQDRDAGPTAIVLLPDFLHGEARECARSFCARLRKAAEELSPGHAVVMIAGGETTVSVRGNGKGGRNQEFSLAAAVELAGEGAMAILAAGTDGIDGPTDAAGAYADGATVARASALGLDPVAHLEDNDAYTFFEALGDLVVTGPTGTNVADLAIGHATAVKR, from the coding sequence CTGTCCCGGTGCTTTCGTGGCGCCGTGGCGGCAGTCGATCCGGCGCGTCTCGTAATGTCCGCGTTGCGCGTGGAAGGGGATGCCGTCGTGCTCGACGCCCCGGGCGTCCGGGCGGCGATGTCCCTTTCCTCCCTTTGGAAGATCCACCTCGTCGGGGCCGGAAAGGCGGGAAGGGCGATGGGGGAGGCGGCTCTCGCGGCGCTGGGGAAATGCGTCACGGGGGGGGTGATCGCCGTTCCGCGTGGCGCGGAGGGGAAGTCGGGCCGGGTGCGATTCGTGGCGGCCGGGCATCCGGTCCCGGACATCTTCAGCCTCGCGGCGGCGCGCGAGATCCTGTCGCTTCTGGAACGTGCCGGGAAAGCGGACCTCGTGGTTGCCCTCATATCGGGCGGCGGCTCCGCCATGCTGTCCGCGCCGGCCGAAGGGATCAGGTTGGAAGAGAAGGCGGAAACGTTCCGTCTCCTTCTTCGGGCGGGTGCCGACATCGCATCGCTCAACACGGTGCGCAAGCATCTCTCCGAGGTCAAGGGGGGACTGCTGACCCGGGCGGCGCAGCCCGCGACCGTATGGGCGCTGCTCCTGTCGGATGTTCCCGGAGACGACCCGTCCGTGATCGCCTCCGGCCCTTTTTCCCCCGACCCGACGACGTATGCGGACGCGATCGGTGTCCTCGAGCGGTATGGCTGCTATTATGCGGTCCCCTCCCCGGTACGTCGACACCTGGCTGAAGGCGCGGCCGGTTCCCTCCCCGAAACCCCGAAACCGGATGACCCCGCGTTCCTCGGGACAATCTCCGCGCTTGTCGGTACGAACCGGACGGCGATGGACGCGGCGGCACTGTGGATGGCGCAGGACCGGGACGCGGGTCCCACCGCGATCGTCCTCCTGCCCGACTTTCTTCACGGCGAGGCGAGGGAATGCGCCCGTTCGTTCTGCGCCCGGTTGCGGAAGGCGGCGGAGGAGCTTTCCCCGGGACACGCCGTCGTGATGATCGCCGGCGGGGAGACGACGGTGAGCGTGCGCGGCAACGGCAAGGGGGGGCGGAACCAGGAGTTCTCCCTCGCCGCGGCGGTGGAACTGGCCGGCGAGGGAGCGATGGCCATCCTGGCCGCGGGGACGGACGGGATCGACGGACCCACCGACGCCGCGGGTGCGTATGCCGACGGAGCCACCGTCGCGCGCGCCTCGGCTCTCGGGCTCGACCCGGTCGCACATCTGGAGGACAACGACGCCTACACGTTCTTCGAGGCGTTGGGTGACCTGGTCGTGACCGGGCCAACGGGCACCAATGTCGCCGACCTGGCGATCGGTCACGCCACCGCCGTGAAGCGGTAA